In Negativicutes bacterium, a single window of DNA contains:
- a CDS encoding PepSY domain-containing protein produces MKKTAYLYIFGIVLAIAMWIYGSSNTYIGETKAQEIALKEANLKIEDVSNIDTTFVRNKRDLKYKIEFSANGQKYEYFINSETGAVIK; encoded by the coding sequence ATGAAAAAAACAGCATATTTGTATATCTTTGGGATAGTGTTAGCAATTGCTATGTGGATTTATGGTTCTAGCAATACTTATATTGGAGAAACTAAAGCTCAGGAAATTGCTCTTAAGGAAGCTAATCTTAAAATTGAAGATGTTAGCAATATAGATACTACTTTTGTGAGAAACAAGAGAGATTTAAAATATAAAATCGAGTTTTCAGCAAATGGTCAAAAATATGAATATTTTATCAATAGTGAAACCGGTGCAGTAATAAAATAA